In one window of Comamonas testosteroni DNA:
- a CDS encoding ABC transporter ATP-binding protein — MPIPNALASRQPAVAVDGLHLSFDGNNPVLADISLNIAEGEFVSLVGPSGCGKTTLLNLCAGLVESTGSGSIKVMGSPPRSGNPQIGYMLARDSLLPWCSALENAAFGSKVRGQTKKQSLERARKMLAEVGLAEHANALPKALSHGMRQRTALARTFALDAPLLLMDEPFGALDAQTKLQLQDLLLCLCHQHRQTALFVTHDLAEAVAVSDRVIVMSSRPGRIIADVPIDLPRPRSIRELQKSPRFHELYATLWSQLESGWVHHEG, encoded by the coding sequence ATGCCCATTCCCAACGCTCTTGCCTCCAGACAGCCTGCGGTTGCCGTAGATGGCCTGCATTTAAGCTTCGACGGCAACAATCCGGTTCTGGCGGACATCTCTCTGAATATTGCCGAAGGCGAATTTGTCTCTCTCGTTGGCCCAAGCGGCTGCGGTAAGACAACCTTGCTAAATCTGTGTGCGGGCCTGGTTGAAAGCACGGGTTCCGGATCCATCAAAGTGATGGGTAGCCCTCCACGATCCGGTAATCCCCAAATCGGCTACATGCTCGCGCGCGATAGCCTCTTGCCGTGGTGTTCCGCCTTGGAAAACGCCGCCTTTGGCTCAAAGGTCAGAGGGCAAACCAAGAAACAAAGCCTTGAACGCGCACGAAAAATGCTCGCCGAGGTAGGCCTTGCAGAGCATGCCAATGCATTGCCGAAGGCACTTTCGCACGGCATGCGTCAGCGTACTGCTCTCGCACGGACATTTGCATTGGATGCACCGCTGCTGTTGATGGATGAGCCATTTGGAGCACTTGATGCGCAAACCAAGTTGCAGCTTCAAGATTTGCTTCTATGCCTCTGTCATCAGCACCGACAAACGGCTTTGTTCGTCACTCACGATTTGGCAGAAGCTGTCGCCGTTTCCGATCGTGTGATCGTGATGTCGTCCAGGCCAGGACGCATCATTGCAGACGTGCCGATTGACCTACCGCGACCTCGCTCAATTCGTGAATTGCAAAAGTCGCCACGTTTCCACGAACTCTATGCGACTCTCTGGTCGCAGCTTGAATCGGGGTGGGTACACCATGAAGGCTAA
- a CDS encoding MarR family winged helix-turn-helix transcriptional regulator, which yields MSQNSASPTLTTEVEALLRNFRLEDVPSHLLRRAHFKAEEIFSSNFALEDVTPRQKAALVLLYQEPGLIQNALAERLSMDRNTVADMIKRMSASGLIERKPSPGDARAYELYVAGGGIELLNRVMPKDAAVEDQLLDKLPPEYRGLFVKCLRIIAESK from the coding sequence ATGTCTCAAAATTCTGCATCGCCAACGCTGACTACCGAGGTTGAAGCACTTCTACGTAACTTTCGTCTCGAGGACGTTCCTTCCCATCTTTTGCGGCGCGCTCATTTTAAGGCCGAGGAGATCTTCAGCTCGAATTTTGCTTTGGAGGACGTAACTCCACGCCAGAAAGCTGCGCTTGTATTGCTTTACCAGGAGCCAGGTCTTATACAGAATGCGCTTGCGGAGCGCCTATCTATGGACCGTAATACTGTCGCAGACATGATCAAACGCATGAGCGCAAGTGGGCTGATTGAGCGAAAGCCTTCTCCCGGGGATGCTCGCGCGTATGAGCTTTATGTTGCAGGAGGTGGTATAGAGCTACTCAATAGAGTTATGCCTAAAGACGCTGCTGTTGAAGATCAACTATTGGATAAACTGCCTCCAGAGTATCGAGGTCTTTTTGTAAAGTGCCTACGAATAATTGCTGAATCCAAATAA
- a CDS encoding Bug family tripartite tricarboxylate transporter substrate binding protein, with product MTHSLSRFLSRRTLLSATVATLSLQAGVEAHAQAMWPAKPIRFVVGFPAGGSTDVMARVVGAAMAKSLGQPVVVDNRPGASGNIAASETIKSAPDGYTFMVAPISVQTANPFLFKPALNPERDLRPVASLGYAQLYLVAKKDLRAKSATELVAMAKAAPGKLSYGSGGAGTQMHLVGELFKQQANVDVVHVPYKGAAPALQDVLAGQIDYYFDPASGISHIREGRARLLAVTGSKRSPFFPDAPTLTELGIKGVELGNWFGVFAPANTPTEITVRLEREIVKAIAQPEVKQRFADLGTESVVQDAVAFRKTIAAETKVLSTLIRERNLVVD from the coding sequence ATGACGCATTCTCTTTCCCGCTTTCTGTCGCGCCGCACCTTGCTGAGCGCCACGGTGGCAACACTGAGCCTACAGGCCGGCGTTGAAGCCCATGCCCAGGCAATGTGGCCAGCCAAGCCTATACGCTTCGTCGTGGGCTTTCCTGCCGGCGGTTCTACCGATGTCATGGCCCGCGTAGTGGGTGCTGCCATGGCCAAGTCGCTGGGCCAGCCTGTTGTTGTCGATAACCGGCCAGGTGCCAGTGGCAACATTGCAGCTAGCGAGACCATCAAATCAGCGCCCGATGGCTATACCTTTATGGTGGCACCTATTTCGGTGCAGACGGCGAACCCCTTTCTGTTCAAGCCTGCGCTGAATCCTGAACGTGACCTACGCCCCGTGGCCAGCCTGGGCTATGCACAGCTCTACTTGGTGGCTAAAAAGGATTTGCGCGCCAAGTCGGCCACTGAGCTTGTAGCGATGGCCAAGGCGGCTCCTGGCAAGCTGAGTTACGGGTCTGGTGGTGCGGGAACGCAGATGCACCTAGTTGGTGAGTTGTTCAAGCAACAGGCCAATGTTGATGTGGTGCACGTACCCTACAAAGGCGCTGCGCCTGCGTTGCAGGACGTGCTGGCTGGCCAAATTGACTATTACTTTGATCCTGCAAGCGGCATTTCCCACATCCGCGAAGGGCGTGCGCGTCTGCTCGCTGTCACTGGCTCCAAGCGATCGCCCTTCTTTCCCGACGCACCTACGTTGACCGAACTGGGTATTAAGGGTGTTGAGCTCGGCAACTGGTTCGGCGTCTTCGCACCAGCCAATACGCCAACCGAAATCACCGTTCGTTTGGAGCGGGAAATCGTCAAGGCCATCGCTCAGCCCGAAGTCAAGCAGCGTTTTGCCGACCTCGGCACTGAATCTGTCGTGCAGGACGCGGTCGCCTTCCGCAAGACGATTGCAGCAGAGACCAAGGTGCTTTCTACATTGATCCGCGAGCGCAATCTCGTAGTCGACTGA
- a CDS encoding ABC transporter permease, whose translation MKANRLQWVLLHIVFIALMLGFAEIASSRKWVDPTFFGQPSGVLAYLWENVRTAKFWSDLGWTLTAVAASFVLGSLAAFAVGLIFVRWPAIERFADPYFNALNVMPRIALAPLFILWFGLGIGSKIAVGCSLTFFIVLSATVAGIRGVSQDHLTLCKTLGAKAGTTFFEVTLPGAVPVIFSGLRLGLIYALLGVVGTEIIASEKGLGQTLAYLGSTFDINGVMALLLVLALLGVGIVRFMTWLEKRLLHWQ comes from the coding sequence ATGAAGGCTAATCGACTGCAGTGGGTACTCTTGCACATCGTTTTCATAGCCTTAATGCTGGGATTTGCCGAGATCGCCTCTTCGCGTAAATGGGTTGATCCGACATTTTTTGGCCAACCAAGTGGAGTACTGGCCTACCTTTGGGAAAACGTAAGAACAGCAAAGTTTTGGAGCGACCTAGGCTGGACTCTGACAGCTGTAGCCGCGTCTTTTGTTCTGGGCAGCCTGGCCGCATTCGCCGTTGGACTCATTTTTGTTCGCTGGCCTGCGATCGAGAGATTCGCTGACCCCTACTTCAACGCGCTCAATGTGATGCCACGTATTGCTCTGGCACCGCTGTTCATCCTGTGGTTCGGCCTTGGAATAGGCAGCAAGATTGCCGTTGGCTGCTCGCTTACCTTCTTCATCGTTCTCTCTGCGACTGTAGCTGGCATCCGCGGGGTGAGCCAGGACCACTTGACGCTATGCAAGACATTGGGGGCGAAAGCCGGCACAACGTTCTTCGAGGTCACTTTGCCTGGTGCGGTCCCAGTGATCTTTTCAGGACTCAGACTAGGGTTGATCTATGCCCTGCTCGGAGTTGTCGGCACCGAAATCATCGCAAGCGAAAAGGGCCTGGGCCAAACCTTGGCCTATCTCGGCTCCACCTTCGATATCAATGGCGTTATGGCTCTCCTGCTGGTACTCGCATTGCTAGGGGTTGGCATCGTGCGCTTCATGACCTGGCTCGAAAAACGCCTGCTGCACTGGCAGTAA
- a CDS encoding helix-turn-helix domain-containing protein, with protein sequence MPRHSPPSSRTRRIPNYAMYGDNAPAGGSNMFNFEWIPERSPLYGWEIDPHEHQSLIQILLMTEGQGNALLDDVRWPLRAPALVVVPEGRVHGFEFNPQVNGVVVTAAQKPLEAMARIVMPDLLSTLRKPLAINLPEHGRYTAGLMPLYLSIEREWRLAATGQVAAGLSLITALLVQVARLNETLGSAAWPALSRKSLQLEKFRNLIDEHIRHRWSVAQYAEQLGVSAGQLSRLTRESLGKSSIDLINERVLIEAQRELIYTNASIKQIADGLGFEDESYFGRFFRKHLGVSPQAYRVQELERLSQD encoded by the coding sequence ATGCCACGTCACTCTCCTCCCAGCAGCCGCACGCGCCGTATCCCCAACTACGCAATGTATGGCGACAACGCGCCGGCGGGCGGCAGCAACATGTTTAACTTCGAGTGGATACCCGAGCGCTCCCCGTTGTATGGCTGGGAGATCGACCCTCACGAGCACCAGTCGCTAATCCAGATCCTGCTCATGACAGAGGGCCAGGGCAACGCATTGTTAGACGATGTACGCTGGCCTCTGCGCGCACCAGCCCTAGTAGTTGTGCCCGAAGGCCGCGTCCACGGATTCGAGTTCAACCCACAAGTCAACGGGGTTGTGGTGACAGCAGCACAAAAACCGCTGGAGGCAATGGCACGGATAGTCATGCCCGATCTGCTGTCCACGCTGCGCAAGCCGCTGGCCATCAACCTGCCTGAGCATGGCCGCTACACGGCGGGCCTGATGCCGTTGTACCTGAGCATAGAGCGGGAATGGCGTCTGGCGGCGACGGGACAAGTCGCTGCAGGCCTTTCACTTATCACCGCGCTGCTGGTGCAGGTGGCGCGGCTCAATGAAACGCTGGGATCGGCAGCCTGGCCAGCACTTTCGCGCAAGTCTCTCCAGTTGGAGAAGTTCAGAAACCTTATCGATGAGCACATACGCCATCGATGGAGTGTGGCGCAGTATGCTGAGCAGTTGGGTGTCAGCGCGGGTCAGCTTTCCCGGCTCACTCGCGAAAGCTTGGGAAAATCTAGCATCGACCTGATTAATGAGCGTGTCCTCATCGAAGCCCAACGCGAGCTGATCTACACCAACGCAAGCATCAAGCAGATCGCCGATGGCCTTGGCTTCGAGGATGAGAGTTACTTCGGTCGATTCTTTCGCAAGCACTTGGGCGTGAGCCCGCAGGCTTACAGAGTGCAGGAACTTGAACGCCTGTCTCAGGATTAA
- a CDS encoding SDR family NAD(P)-dependent oxidoreductase gives MTIETDQAGWLQLQNRVCVVTGAASGIGRAVAEVLATQGARLALIDKNADALQVLSQQLKAQGRQVAAVACDTSNEQQLQAAASQVESELGPAHTLVNNAGVLRAGSLETLTLDDWNLVLSVDLTGYWLAAKAFGAQLRSHRGDGGASLVHVASIAGHFPQSHSGAYSAAKAGVCLLSRQLAVEWGADAVRSNVISPGMIRTPLSADFYAQPGVEQARSAATASSRVGEAEDIAHAVAFLASPRAGYVNAAEIMVDGGMSSKLMDMVPRPGFSHAR, from the coding sequence ATGACGATAGAAACGGATCAAGCCGGCTGGTTGCAACTACAGAACCGGGTTTGCGTGGTAACGGGTGCAGCCAGCGGCATCGGCCGCGCAGTTGCTGAGGTACTGGCTACGCAGGGCGCACGCCTAGCCCTGATTGACAAGAATGCTGACGCGCTGCAGGTTCTGTCGCAACAACTCAAAGCGCAGGGGCGACAGGTGGCCGCCGTGGCCTGCGATACATCGAACGAGCAGCAACTGCAGGCAGCTGCATCTCAAGTAGAGAGCGAACTGGGTCCGGCCCATACGCTGGTGAACAACGCGGGCGTGTTACGCGCTGGTTCTCTTGAGACGTTGACGCTGGATGATTGGAATCTAGTGCTGTCCGTTGATCTAACAGGGTACTGGCTGGCCGCCAAGGCCTTTGGCGCGCAGCTGCGTTCGCATCGAGGAGACGGTGGCGCTAGCCTGGTGCATGTGGCTTCTATTGCTGGACATTTTCCGCAAAGCCACAGTGGTGCCTACAGCGCTGCCAAGGCCGGCGTGTGTCTGCTATCGCGCCAGTTAGCCGTGGAATGGGGGGCTGATGCGGTTCGAAGCAATGTAATCAGCCCCGGAATGATCCGCACTCCGCTGTCGGCCGATTTCTATGCACAGCCTGGTGTGGAACAGGCGCGTTCTGCGGCTACCGCCAGCAGTCGCGTGGGAGAGGCCGAGGACATCGCCCATGCAGTGGCTTTCTTGGCCAGCCCGCGCGCAGGCTATGTAAATGCGGCCGAAATTATGGTTGATGGCGGCATGTCGTCCAAGTTGATGGACATGGTGCCACGCCCCGGCTTTAGCCACGCACGCTGA
- a CDS encoding FAD-dependent oxidoreductase — protein sequence MSNAIECDVVVVGSGAAGLAAAVTARKRGLDVVVLEKEPVFGGTTALSGGVLWIPLSSHGRKQNMADKVQDVRRYLMGETGEHYNEAAVSVFIEQGPKMVEFFERETAMQFVPTLYPDYHPDAAGGVDIGRSILARPYDIRGLGKDMQRLKPPLKTITFMGMMFNSSNADLKHFFRATKSLTSFLYVSKRLATHMKELLLYRRGINVTSGNALAARLAQSALDLSIPILTNTPAKQVLMEGDRAVGVLAATEGGERRIVARHGVVLAAGGFPHDVKRIAQAYPHLRRGHEHLSPTPVGNTGDGVSMAEAAGGMVDIRLKDSAAWMPVSKVYLGGGEVGVFPHLLDRYKPGVIGVLQNGRRFTNESNSYHDVGAAMIEACAGLAETAMWLLCDKATLSKYGMGYVKPAPMPIGRFLRNGYLIEGRTLAELADKAGIDSQGLEATIQAYNRDAVRGEDPIFGRGKTAFNRYLADPEHRPNPCVAPVQNGPFYAVKVVMGDLGTFDGARTSVVGEVLRRDGSTIEGLYAVGNDRASIMGGNYPGAGITHGPNMTFGYVTANHIADRALNGGDAL from the coding sequence ATGTCGAATGCAATCGAATGCGATGTGGTGGTCGTGGGCAGTGGCGCAGCTGGCTTAGCCGCTGCAGTGACGGCGCGAAAACGCGGGCTGGACGTGGTTGTGCTGGAGAAAGAGCCGGTCTTCGGGGGCACTACTGCGCTGTCAGGGGGCGTGTTGTGGATCCCGCTCAGTAGCCATGGCCGTAAACAGAACATGGCAGACAAGGTGCAGGACGTTCGTCGCTACCTGATGGGCGAGACCGGTGAGCACTACAACGAGGCGGCGGTCAGCGTCTTTATTGAGCAGGGGCCGAAGATGGTGGAATTCTTTGAGCGCGAAACGGCCATGCAGTTTGTGCCCACGCTCTACCCAGACTACCACCCCGACGCTGCAGGCGGCGTGGACATAGGCCGCTCTATCTTGGCCAGGCCTTATGACATCCGTGGTCTAGGCAAGGACATGCAACGGCTTAAGCCCCCGCTCAAGACCATTACCTTTATGGGCATGATGTTCAACTCATCTAATGCCGATCTCAAGCATTTCTTCCGCGCTACCAAATCGTTGACTTCGTTCTTGTACGTTTCGAAGAGACTGGCGACGCACATGAAGGAGTTGTTGCTGTACCGGCGTGGCATCAACGTGACCAGTGGCAATGCGCTTGCTGCGCGTTTGGCGCAGTCAGCACTGGACCTGAGTATTCCCATACTGACCAATACGCCAGCCAAGCAGGTGCTGATGGAGGGTGATCGTGCTGTCGGCGTTCTTGCAGCCACGGAGGGTGGTGAGCGGCGCATCGTTGCCCGTCATGGTGTGGTACTGGCCGCTGGTGGCTTTCCTCACGATGTAAAGCGTATTGCTCAAGCCTATCCACATCTGCGCCGGGGCCACGAGCATCTATCCCCAACGCCAGTCGGTAACACCGGAGATGGCGTAAGCATGGCCGAGGCTGCTGGCGGTATGGTGGATATTCGCCTCAAAGACTCAGCAGCCTGGATGCCTGTGAGTAAGGTCTATTTAGGGGGCGGCGAAGTGGGCGTGTTCCCCCATTTGCTGGATCGCTACAAACCCGGCGTGATTGGTGTGCTGCAAAACGGTCGACGCTTTACCAATGAATCCAACTCCTACCACGACGTAGGGGCGGCCATGATAGAGGCTTGCGCTGGATTGGCAGAAACCGCCATGTGGCTGCTCTGTGACAAGGCCACTCTCTCCAAGTACGGCATGGGCTATGTCAAGCCCGCTCCAATGCCCATAGGCCGCTTTTTGCGCAATGGCTATTTGATTGAGGGCCGTACGCTAGCAGAACTGGCAGACAAAGCGGGCATAGATTCGCAGGGACTTGAGGCCACGATACAAGCATACAACCGGGACGCGGTGCGCGGCGAGGACCCTATATTTGGCCGTGGCAAAACAGCTTTTAACCGCTATTTGGCTGACCCCGAGCACCGACCCAACCCCTGTGTGGCCCCCGTTCAAAACGGCCCCTTCTACGCGGTCAAAGTTGTTATGGGAGATCTGGGTACGTTCGACGGCGCGCGCACTAGCGTGGTCGGCGAGGTGCTCAGGCGCGATGGCTCGACTATCGAGGGGTTGTATGCAGTGGGCAACGATCGCGCCAGCATCATGGGGGGCAACTATCCGGGAGCGGGTATCACCCACGGGCCGAATATGACTTTTGGCTATGTCACGGCGAATCACATTGCTGATCGGGCGCTGAATGGCGGGGATGCGTTATGA
- a CDS encoding TauD/TfdA dioxygenase family protein — MANTTPMELIDIASRYKHIQPVPRMPNFAAWIEGVDLTKPLTDEVKAELRQALFDFEVIFFKPQTITPEQHIALGQVFGPISNGSYFDRNANAPEMEMIVSDRDRPPAIDNWHTDISWKLNPPLGTAIQITVTPPAGGNTCWSSTSKAFEWLSPGMQQYLEGLSAVHTWEQSGFREYLGKKGDEALIAAIKAGKPVTHPVVRVNPDSGRKCIFVNADFTRNIIGIDRHEARGVLHFLLGWLQRPEFMVHHQWEAGGIAIWDNRSTQHYAVADYWPHHRVNQRVTFDTPSSLIASQVQAA, encoded by the coding sequence ATGGCCAATACCACACCCATGGAGTTGATCGATATTGCTAGCCGCTACAAGCACATACAGCCGGTCCCCAGAATGCCGAACTTCGCGGCTTGGATCGAAGGCGTTGATCTCACGAAGCCTCTGACTGATGAAGTTAAGGCTGAACTTCGCCAGGCGTTGTTCGACTTCGAGGTCATCTTCTTCAAACCGCAAACAATCACACCAGAGCAACACATTGCATTGGGGCAGGTATTTGGACCGATCTCAAATGGCTCCTATTTCGACCGCAACGCGAATGCTCCCGAGATGGAAATGATCGTGTCCGACCGCGACCGACCGCCGGCCATCGACAACTGGCATACAGACATCAGCTGGAAGCTCAACCCCCCATTAGGAACAGCGATACAGATCACCGTGACTCCTCCAGCTGGTGGAAACACTTGCTGGAGCAGCACCAGCAAAGCCTTTGAATGGCTATCCCCCGGCATGCAACAGTACTTGGAGGGGTTGAGTGCCGTGCACACCTGGGAACAATCAGGCTTTCGTGAATACCTTGGAAAAAAGGGAGACGAAGCTCTCATCGCTGCAATCAAGGCAGGCAAGCCGGTCACACATCCTGTGGTCCGAGTGAATCCTGACTCAGGCCGTAAATGCATATTCGTGAATGCCGACTTCACCCGAAACATCATTGGAATCGACCGCCATGAAGCTCGTGGGGTCCTTCATTTTCTACTTGGCTGGCTACAGAGACCAGAGTTCATGGTGCATCACCAGTGGGAAGCTGGCGGCATTGCGATATGGGATAACAGGAGCACGCAGCACTACGCTGTCGCTGATTACTGGCCCCATCACCGGGTAAACCAACGAGTCACCTTCGATACACCGTCTTCATTGATAGCCTCCCAAGTTCAAGCTGCCTGA
- a CDS encoding ABC transporter substrate-binding protein, which yields MIRKKLIALAIASVSALSTSAMAQSVVLRIQDYPGLGNFLVRVANANGLCAKHAITCELRSIPQAPLAMQTLLAGDLDVAFTPPEVLVQAANKGAAVKAIGSGARGPTFFLMAGAGLDTPNAAHGYPAVMQDFKGKKIGVTARGGAAEFQLVSLLKGAGMSTQDVTIVAVGSPNTAFPAISQKQIDGLMLFTPMDGFCEVSKVCRMVVDPRKGQGPSDVLETDGASMLQVVRDEFLQKNSKAIEGYRRAMIEASEFAQNPANFGALLKIAQDTFKINIPNGDQILEVSLRNSLPSLQFPVDPKAFQDTARYMQRTGQISKVVDTSTLLVQ from the coding sequence ATGATTCGAAAAAAACTGATCGCTCTCGCTATAGCTTCTGTATCGGCGCTATCCACTTCGGCTATGGCTCAGTCCGTCGTCTTGCGCATACAGGACTATCCCGGCTTGGGCAACTTTCTGGTTCGTGTCGCCAATGCGAATGGACTCTGCGCAAAGCATGCCATCACGTGCGAATTGCGCAGCATTCCGCAGGCTCCGTTAGCGATGCAGACACTGCTGGCGGGAGATCTCGACGTCGCATTTACGCCTCCGGAGGTTCTTGTCCAGGCTGCGAACAAGGGAGCTGCAGTCAAAGCGATTGGCAGCGGAGCTCGCGGACCCACATTCTTCCTCATGGCGGGAGCTGGCTTGGATACGCCCAATGCGGCCCATGGCTATCCGGCGGTCATGCAGGATTTCAAAGGCAAGAAAATCGGCGTTACAGCAAGAGGCGGCGCAGCCGAGTTCCAGTTGGTGAGCCTGCTCAAGGGTGCAGGCATGTCTACCCAGGACGTCACGATTGTTGCGGTCGGCTCGCCCAACACCGCCTTTCCTGCGATCTCGCAGAAGCAGATTGATGGGCTGATGCTTTTCACCCCGATGGATGGCTTTTGCGAAGTGTCGAAGGTATGCCGGATGGTGGTTGATCCCCGCAAGGGGCAAGGTCCCAGTGATGTCCTGGAGACCGACGGAGCCTCGATGCTGCAAGTCGTGCGCGATGAATTTCTTCAGAAAAACTCTAAGGCGATAGAGGGGTACCGAAGGGCCATGATTGAAGCGAGTGAGTTTGCGCAGAACCCCGCAAACTTTGGGGCACTGCTCAAGATTGCGCAAGACACCTTCAAGATCAATATTCCGAATGGAGACCAGATTCTTGAGGTCTCGCTGCGTAACTCTTTGCCCTCTTTGCAATTTCCTGTAGATCCCAAGGCCTTCCAGGATACAGCGAGGTATATGCAACGTACAGGCCAGATCAGCAAGGTGGTGGACACCTCTACGCTGCTGGTGCAGTGA
- a CDS encoding NIPSNAP family protein: MSAKALIDHRVYTIALRKMPEFLEVFNSLAMPVLIQTLGHPLGFYTSLVGPQNQFVHLWGYDSLADYELRSRARDLHPDFPAYLKASGHLITAQETRLIHAVEMLGWKR; this comes from the coding sequence ATGAGTGCAAAGGCCTTGATCGACCACCGCGTCTACACCATCGCTCTGCGCAAAATGCCCGAATTCTTGGAGGTGTTCAACTCCCTGGCCATGCCAGTGTTGATACAGACCCTGGGGCATCCGCTGGGTTTTTACACCAGCCTCGTGGGGCCACAGAACCAGTTTGTGCATCTGTGGGGTTACGACAGCCTTGCTGACTACGAACTTCGCAGTCGCGCGCGAGATCTGCATCCGGATTTTCCTGCCTATTTGAAGGCCTCGGGGCATTTGATCACTGCGCAGGAGACTCGATTGATCCACGCAGTCGAAATGCTGGGTTGGAAGCGCTAG
- a CDS encoding porin: protein MHLVLSLKPRCGRQFAAFSILLATGATAWAQSSVTIYGSLDQYVSHLRSSSGKNITALEDGAVLRSRLGFRGKEELGGGLHAKFQLEMGINADNGTQAEATRGFDRQSWVGLGGGWGEVRLGRQNTALLNSGGAIDFTGRTLGSMVNNFGVPARFDNDIAYISPRVGGLQAELHYAMAETGAPSRQALYQAGVDYMNGSYQVGYTGLYARAPQNAPYKAPVRYDNVYANYDHGKGKIYLALARSNNSTASVAGNNAGSILSNIGGVVAGTNADVGRYYRIWQVAADYRVLPKLRLGALWGQINGPHGEGAKGATLAAYYDLSKRTMLFALAERMANERNTGFRLAGSGGLKSNLAGDDVNGRTIKGVQVGAVHRF, encoded by the coding sequence ATGCACCTTGTCTTGTCTTTAAAACCGCGCTGCGGCAGACAGTTCGCTGCCTTCTCAATTCTCTTAGCCACCGGAGCAACTGCCTGGGCGCAGTCGTCCGTCACTATTTATGGTTCACTGGACCAATATGTCAGTCACTTGCGTAGCAGCTCCGGCAAAAATATCACCGCGTTGGAGGATGGCGCCGTACTGCGCAGTCGGCTCGGCTTTCGTGGCAAGGAAGAGCTGGGCGGCGGTCTCCATGCCAAGTTTCAGCTGGAGATGGGTATCAACGCCGACAACGGGACTCAGGCCGAAGCCACGCGCGGCTTCGACCGCCAGAGCTGGGTGGGGTTGGGCGGTGGTTGGGGTGAGGTGCGACTAGGCCGGCAGAACACAGCGTTGCTGAATAGCGGCGGTGCTATCGATTTTACGGGGCGCACTTTAGGATCGATGGTGAACAACTTCGGCGTACCTGCGCGTTTCGACAACGATATTGCCTACATCTCGCCTCGCGTGGGCGGCCTCCAGGCAGAGTTGCACTACGCCATGGCGGAAACCGGGGCTCCATCTCGGCAAGCCCTCTACCAGGCGGGTGTTGACTACATGAATGGCTCGTATCAAGTAGGCTACACGGGCTTGTACGCACGTGCGCCACAGAACGCGCCATACAAGGCACCTGTGCGCTACGACAACGTCTATGCCAACTACGATCACGGCAAGGGCAAGATCTACTTGGCCCTTGCGCGCAGTAACAACAGTACCGCCAGCGTAGCTGGCAACAATGCTGGCTCTATCCTTAGCAATATAGGTGGGGTGGTAGCAGGGACGAATGCTGACGTGGGCCGGTACTACCGGATCTGGCAGGTCGCGGCTGACTACCGAGTGCTGCCAAAACTGCGTTTAGGCGCCCTATGGGGCCAGATCAATGGACCTCATGGAGAGGGAGCCAAGGGCGCAACGTTAGCTGCATACTATGACTTGTCTAAGCGAACGATGCTGTTCGCGCTGGCCGAGCGGATGGCGAACGAGCGCAACACGGGGTTCCGGCTCGCGGGATCGGGAGGGCTGAAATCCAACCTCGCAGGAGATGACGTGAATGGGCGCACGATCAAGGGCGTTCAGGTTGGAGCGGTACACCGATTCTGA
- a CDS encoding aldehyde dehydrogenase family protein produces MKDHLQFYINGQWVDTATPRTLEVINPSTQQPIARTSLGSAADVDAAIKVAHAFMLLP; encoded by the coding sequence ATGAAAGACCATCTGCAGTTCTATATCAACGGTCAATGGGTGGATACGGCCACCCCGCGCACCCTGGAGGTGATCAATCCCTCCACGCAGCAGCCCATTGCGCGCACCAGCCTGGGCTCGGCCGCCGATGTGGACGCCGCCATCAAAGTAGCCCATGCATTCATGCTCCTCCCATAG